From a region of the Pontixanthobacter gangjinensis genome:
- a CDS encoding TonB-dependent receptor: protein MIGRKTTLKTMLFVAASTIPFAAQAQQAAPADEAAEAKDENIIIVTATRREGTVQDVPINISAVGGAELEARGLDNIREVAATVPGVYILDQGTRSGTPIVFRGLNATGLGSFDGNNNGGGAVATYVGDIPLYVDLRLNDMERVEFLLGPQGTLYGAGTLGGAIRYIPTKPKFDAIGGEVRADLYTYSSGSGISTDTGITLNVPLSDSLAFRGSIDYANDRGFIDYPYIVTGIGTVNPDDIANAGNFKPSKDLNTDDTVSARAALRFSPSSAFDATLTYYFQNAETEGRQFSQSRLSNFPVEIGKYENALRVKEPNRRKTQLVSLEAELDLGFASLVSATGYSRHDELGNRDQTDLLISLEYSYEQFPNFTAITEERDKTEIFTQEARLVSNIDGPFSFIVGGFYNNAKVRALSTEFTPGYDQFAVDEFGGVQLRPDSIEYIAPFNSDLTEYAGFGELSYQLSYAWQVTVGGRYYNYDLKTESAVDLPLFNTVFLGDPQDQLILNFTPANQKDDGFLFKFNTSYEFTSDVLMYATVSQGFRIGNSNGLDPCDPNSGQVQNICGLPNELEYTADKTTNYELGFKTQWLDRKLTLNGAFYYIDWKGPQVASATINGSSPITINGAGAESKGFEVFGSWQVTDALNLRGTYSYTDAQLTDLSPSLLNLLTPPGFGTTPVDGQAGDRLPGSPKHQGSFFADYELPVSDNWDLTFSYGMTIHSNVLTRTGNRAGALVLPGFDTHNFQVNLSDGDWSVTAYVNNAFNTFGETGVRGTPLFDQSVSDINGDPVFARTFGTFVSPPRQMGVRVSRKF, encoded by the coding sequence ATGATCGGTCGCAAGACAACGCTTAAGACCATGCTGTTCGTTGCCGCGAGCACTATCCCGTTTGCAGCGCAGGCTCAACAGGCTGCTCCCGCTGATGAGGCTGCAGAAGCGAAAGACGAGAACATCATCATCGTCACTGCGACACGGCGCGAAGGTACCGTGCAGGATGTGCCGATCAATATCTCCGCTGTCGGAGGTGCTGAGCTGGAAGCGCGCGGCCTCGACAATATACGTGAAGTGGCCGCTACGGTGCCCGGCGTTTATATTCTTGATCAAGGTACACGTTCAGGCACTCCGATTGTTTTCCGCGGCCTCAACGCGACTGGGCTGGGTTCGTTTGACGGCAACAACAACGGCGGTGGTGCGGTTGCGACTTATGTCGGTGACATTCCTTTATACGTCGATCTGCGTCTGAACGACATGGAGCGGGTCGAATTCCTCCTCGGTCCGCAAGGCACCTTGTACGGCGCAGGCACGCTGGGCGGCGCGATCCGCTATATCCCGACGAAGCCGAAATTCGATGCCATTGGCGGCGAAGTGCGCGCTGACCTGTATACGTACAGCTCGGGCAGCGGTATCAGCACCGACACAGGCATCACGCTCAATGTGCCGCTTTCGGATAGCCTCGCCTTCCGCGGGTCAATCGATTACGCAAATGATCGCGGATTCATCGACTACCCCTACATTGTGACCGGCATCGGCACCGTCAATCCGGATGACATCGCCAACGCAGGCAACTTTAAGCCATCAAAGGACCTGAACACCGATGACACGGTTTCGGCTCGCGCTGCACTGCGGTTCAGCCCATCGAGCGCGTTTGACGCAACGCTGACCTATTATTTCCAGAATGCCGAGACCGAGGGACGTCAATTCTCCCAGAGCCGCCTGTCCAACTTCCCGGTCGAAATCGGCAAATATGAAAACGCCTTGCGCGTCAAAGAACCCAACCGCCGCAAGACCCAGCTTGTTTCGCTCGAAGCAGAGTTGGACCTTGGTTTCGCCTCACTCGTTTCCGCGACCGGCTACAGCCGCCACGATGAACTGGGCAACCGCGATCAGACCGATTTGTTGATCTCGCTCGAATATAGCTACGAGCAATTCCCGAACTTCACAGCCATCACCGAAGAGCGCGACAAGACTGAGATTTTTACACAAGAAGCGCGGCTAGTTTCAAACATCGACGGTCCCTTCAGCTTCATTGTCGGGGGCTTCTACAACAACGCTAAAGTCAGAGCGCTCAGCACAGAATTTACGCCCGGTTATGACCAATTTGCGGTTGACGAATTTGGTGGCGTTCAACTGCGCCCAGACTCGATTGAATATATCGCTCCGTTCAATTCTGACCTGACCGAATACGCAGGGTTTGGTGAGCTGTCTTACCAGCTGTCCTACGCTTGGCAGGTGACTGTTGGTGGACGGTATTACAATTATGATCTGAAGACTGAGTCTGCGGTCGATTTGCCGCTATTCAACACTGTCTTCCTGGGCGATCCGCAGGACCAGTTGATCTTGAACTTTACTCCCGCCAACCAGAAGGATGACGGGTTCCTGTTCAAATTCAACACCTCTTATGAATTTACGTCCGACGTCCTGATGTATGCCACAGTCAGTCAGGGCTTCCGCATTGGCAATTCCAACGGACTTGACCCATGCGATCCCAATTCCGGGCAAGTTCAGAATATTTGCGGCCTTCCCAATGAGTTGGAATACACCGCTGACAAAACCACGAACTATGAACTTGGCTTCAAGACTCAGTGGCTGGACCGCAAGCTGACCTTGAACGGCGCATTCTATTACATCGATTGGAAGGGTCCGCAGGTAGCTTCGGCAACAATCAACGGCTCTTCACCAATCACAATAAACGGCGCAGGTGCTGAATCGAAAGGCTTTGAGGTCTTCGGTTCATGGCAGGTTACCGATGCACTCAATCTTCGTGGAACTTACAGCTATACCGATGCGCAGCTGACCGATCTTTCGCCTTCGCTGCTCAATCTGTTGACCCCACCCGGCTTCGGTACAACACCGGTTGACGGCCAAGCCGGCGACCGTTTGCCCGGTTCACCAAAGCATCAGGGCAGTTTCTTTGCTGATTACGAACTGCCTGTGAGCGATAATTGGGACCTGACATTCAGCTATGGAATGACAATCCACAGCAATGTCCTCACGCGGACTGGCAACCGGGCCGGTGCGCTGGTTCTGCCCGGCTTCGACACCCATAATTTCCAGGTGAATTTGAGCGATGGCGATTGGTCGGTGACTGCTTACGTCAACAATGCGTTCAACACATTCGGTGAAACAGGCGTGCGCGGAACACCATTATTCGACCAATCCGTGTCCGACATCAATGGTGATCCTGTATTTGCGAGGACATTCGGAACATTCGTTTCGCCGCCACGCCAGATGGGCGTGCGGGTAAGCCGCAAGTTCTAA
- a CDS encoding SDR family oxidoreductase — protein MYRDSLLTGERILVTGGGTGLGREMTEAFLKLGATVYICGRRQKKLDETASELMAEHGGKVVGIGCDIRDADAIHTMVDTIWADGGALTGVVNNAAGNFISRTEDLSVNGFNAISDIVFRGTFYLTLDIGKRLIKEGKRASFLSILTTWVWNGGPFVVPSAMSKSAINTMTQSLAVEWGRYGLRFNAIAPGLFPTDGMSARLSPGSQESGSGGNSNGRMNPMGRHGEMHELANLAVFLMGPGAEWVNGQTIAIDGAGYQANSGNFYQTLSPLGDAEWDQMRAMIKNTNAKDKADR, from the coding sequence ATGTACCGCGACAGCCTGCTGACTGGTGAGCGCATTCTGGTGACAGGTGGCGGAACCGGATTGGGCCGCGAAATGACCGAGGCCTTTTTGAAGCTCGGTGCGACCGTGTACATTTGCGGACGGCGACAAAAAAAGTTGGATGAAACCGCGTCCGAATTGATGGCGGAACATGGCGGCAAAGTTGTCGGGATTGGCTGCGATATCCGCGATGCCGATGCGATCCATACGATGGTCGATACCATTTGGGCCGATGGCGGGGCGCTAACTGGCGTGGTCAACAATGCGGCGGGAAATTTCATTAGCCGGACAGAAGATTTGTCGGTCAACGGATTCAACGCAATCTCGGATATCGTCTTTCGCGGAACGTTCTATCTAACGCTCGATATTGGCAAACGGCTGATCAAAGAAGGCAAACGTGCTAGCTTCCTCTCGATCCTGACAACTTGGGTATGGAACGGTGGGCCATTCGTTGTCCCCTCTGCCATGTCGAAATCGGCTATAAACACAATGACTCAAAGCCTTGCGGTTGAATGGGGCCGCTATGGCTTGCGCTTTAACGCGATTGCACCAGGGCTATTCCCGACTGACGGGATGAGCGCAAGGCTTTCTCCCGGTTCGCAGGAAAGCGGTAGCGGCGGTAATTCCAACGGCCGGATGAACCCGATGGGGCGTCACGGTGAAATGCACGAATTGGCCAATTTGGCGGTGTTCTTGATGGGGCCGGGCGCCGAATGGGTAAACGGGCAAACCATCGCAATCGACGGCGCAGGTTATCAAGCCAACAGCGGCAATTTTTATCAAACACTCAGCCCATTGGGCGATGCCGAATGGGACCAGATGCGCGCGATGATTAAAAACACCAATGCCAAGGATAAGGCGGATAGATAA
- a CDS encoding enoyl-CoA hydratase/isomerase family protein: MKIRFERNGPVGAIVIDRAERRNAITLAMWQAIPDLLSQASSERGLKVLVVRSAEDGSFSAGADIGEMIANKDDAVWRAANQAAINVAQHRLARFTLPTIAFVGGDCIGGGCALALACDIRVATPNARFGITPAKLGLVYPFHDIKLLVDLVGPGQAKRLLFTGEFVDAMEARDIGLIEIIASSPDALERVIAQTSANSNTAMKQMVRRVLDGQHDDDAETLQMFAAAFEGSDFAEGSTAFAEKRRPQFEG; encoded by the coding sequence TTGAAGATCAGATTTGAGCGCAATGGGCCGGTAGGCGCAATCGTGATTGACCGTGCTGAGCGGCGCAACGCAATTACGCTGGCAATGTGGCAGGCTATACCTGATCTGCTGAGCCAGGCATCGAGCGAACGCGGACTGAAAGTGCTGGTGGTTCGGTCTGCGGAAGATGGCAGCTTCAGTGCTGGCGCAGATATTGGCGAAATGATCGCGAATAAGGATGACGCGGTGTGGCGGGCCGCCAATCAAGCTGCGATCAATGTTGCGCAGCACCGGCTAGCGCGTTTTACCTTGCCGACCATCGCGTTTGTCGGCGGAGACTGCATTGGTGGCGGCTGCGCCCTTGCGCTGGCGTGCGATATCCGTGTTGCGACACCAAATGCGCGCTTCGGGATTACACCCGCTAAATTGGGGCTCGTTTACCCGTTCCATGACATCAAATTGCTTGTCGATTTGGTCGGGCCTGGTCAAGCTAAGCGACTGCTGTTTACGGGAGAATTTGTCGATGCAATGGAAGCGCGCGATATCGGCTTGATCGAAATTATCGCTAGCTCGCCAGACGCACTGGAGCGGGTGATTGCTCAGACTTCGGCCAATTCCAACACAGCAATGAAACAAATGGTTCGCCGGGTTTTAGATGGTCAACACGATGACGATGCCGAGACATTACAGATGTTTGCGGCTGCTTTTGAAGGTTCTGACTTCGCTGAGGGCAGCACCGCCTTTGCAGAAAAGCGCCGTCCTCAATTTGAAGGCTGA
- a CDS encoding phosphoenolpyruvate carboxykinase (ATP), whose translation MTGAAIVGSEKWFGYRHSGVLIASGFEVPEWLGFAETFGDEATDIKIEIGTAGLEPIPSDQHGVYDGGCMTFSEPLAGRWSICDGKKIIVEPISVERMTEARLYTLGSAWGALGYQRGWAMLHGSAVQIGAKTALFAGEANQGKSTIAAALTRAGARLLSDDLSRVRPPSGNDGTQLWPSGARLKLWEEALNHFGLQHSELVQDHFRDQKFHLAVDQGPIDAAPVPLSAVFVLEWRDTIAVERLRGSEAVRALADATMYRKEYLELMGKLGEQVVHCARIAAQVPIYRVTRPRDFMLLDEVCDRVSLSLSDL comes from the coding sequence ATGACAGGCGCCGCAATAGTTGGGAGTGAAAAGTGGTTCGGCTACCGGCATTCTGGTGTGCTGATTGCTTCCGGCTTTGAAGTTCCGGAATGGCTCGGTTTTGCCGAAACATTTGGCGATGAAGCTACCGATATAAAGATTGAGATTGGCACTGCTGGATTGGAACCAATCCCTTCAGATCAGCATGGTGTCTACGATGGCGGTTGTATGACTTTCTCAGAGCCACTGGCAGGCCGCTGGTCGATCTGCGATGGCAAGAAGATCATTGTCGAACCAATAAGCGTGGAGCGAATGACCGAGGCGCGGCTTTATACTTTGGGCAGTGCGTGGGGTGCGCTGGGCTATCAGCGGGGTTGGGCCATGCTGCATGGCAGCGCGGTTCAGATCGGCGCGAAAACTGCCTTGTTTGCCGGTGAGGCTAATCAGGGCAAGTCCACCATTGCAGCGGCGCTGACACGCGCCGGTGCGCGGCTGTTGTCAGATGATCTCAGCCGCGTCCGACCGCCCAGCGGCAATGATGGCACTCAGCTGTGGCCATCTGGCGCACGGCTGAAACTTTGGGAAGAAGCGCTGAACCATTTCGGTTTGCAGCACAGCGAGTTGGTTCAAGACCATTTTCGTGATCAGAAGTTCCATCTGGCAGTCGATCAGGGGCCAATCGACGCAGCGCCGGTTCCTCTATCGGCGGTTTTTGTGCTTGAATGGCGGGACACGATTGCGGTCGAGCGGCTGCGCGGGTCAGAGGCGGTGAGGGCGCTTGCCGATGCGACAATGTACCGCAAAGAATATCTCGAATTGATGGGCAAATTGGGCGAACAAGTGGTGCATTGCGCGCGGATCGCCGCGCAGGTGCCGATTTATCGTGTTACCCGGCCAAGAGACTTCATGCTTCTGGATGAAGTGTGTGATCGGGTATCCCTAAGCCTTTCAGATCTTTAG
- a CDS encoding cation:proton antiporter translates to MHQASSALSPFDIAAILIVASAVLGYVNHHFIKLPHVIGLTVMGALAALGLMVADAFIPGVVLDDQVAGLLEQMNFTDTLLQGMLSFLLFAGALHVDLDRLKVAWLPVLLLSTVGVIISTLLIGGATWGVGLLLGVDIAPIWYFVFGALISPTDPVSVLGVLKEEKVPASLQSAVAGESLFNDGVGIVVFTILLGAAVTGADFSLSKGAILFVFEAGGGVLVGLVFGYIGYRALASMDEYTLEVLITLAIVMGGYALCTQLHISGPLAMAVAGLLIGNHGVSFAMSDVTRDYVIKFWELVDELLNSVLFLLIGLELIALVPGTDHIIMGLAAIIITLAARGIAVGSAIKIIPAARLSDNGAGRVLWWGGLRGGISIALALSLPAGPTRELLLAATFAAVLFSVLVQRATLGKLIDSLKAKHAPAVEPRIGDDPTPPAA, encoded by the coding sequence ATGCATCAAGCCTCTTCTGCTCTCTCACCATTCGATATCGCAGCTATTCTGATCGTTGCTTCGGCTGTGCTGGGGTATGTGAATCACCATTTCATCAAACTACCTCATGTAATTGGACTGACCGTTATGGGTGCCTTGGCCGCGCTTGGACTGATGGTGGCGGACGCATTCATTCCTGGCGTGGTTCTCGATGACCAAGTCGCTGGCTTGCTTGAACAGATGAATTTCACCGATACGCTGTTGCAAGGCATGCTCAGCTTTCTGCTGTTTGCAGGCGCACTGCATGTCGATCTGGACCGCCTGAAGGTTGCATGGCTGCCAGTGCTGCTGCTCTCCACCGTCGGAGTGATAATCTCGACTTTGCTGATCGGCGGAGCGACTTGGGGTGTAGGGTTACTGCTTGGTGTCGATATTGCACCGATCTGGTACTTCGTGTTCGGCGCGTTGATTTCACCGACCGATCCGGTCTCTGTGCTGGGCGTACTCAAGGAAGAGAAGGTCCCCGCTTCACTTCAATCGGCGGTTGCCGGCGAAAGCCTGTTTAACGATGGTGTCGGCATTGTGGTGTTCACCATCCTGCTTGGCGCAGCGGTAACCGGCGCGGATTTCTCCCTATCAAAAGGTGCAATATTATTCGTTTTCGAGGCTGGCGGCGGCGTGCTGGTCGGTCTCGTCTTCGGCTATATTGGTTACAGGGCGCTCGCCAGCATGGATGAATATACGCTCGAAGTGCTGATTACGCTGGCGATTGTTATGGGAGGCTATGCGCTTTGCACTCAGCTGCACATTTCCGGTCCGTTGGCGATGGCGGTTGCAGGACTGTTGATTGGCAATCACGGGGTCAGCTTCGCAATGAGCGACGTGACCCGCGACTACGTCATCAAATTCTGGGAGCTGGTCGACGAGCTGCTTAATTCTGTGCTTTTCCTGCTTATCGGCTTGGAGCTTATTGCGCTAGTTCCAGGCACAGATCACATCATTATGGGGCTTGCTGCCATTATCATTACCCTAGCCGCCCGCGGTATTGCTGTCGGGAGCGCGATCAAGATCATTCCAGCAGCGCGCTTAAGCGACAACGGGGCAGGACGCGTGTTGTGGTGGGGCGGCCTGCGAGGCGGCATCTCGATAGCGCTTGCCCTATCGCTTCCTGCCGGCCCAACGCGGGAACTACTTCTCGCCGCGACCTTTGCCGCTGTCCTATTTTCGGTGCTTGTCCAACGTGCCACACTTGGCAAGCTGATCGACAGTTTGAAAGCCAAGCACGCACCAGCGGTTGAACCGCGAATTGGCGATGATCCCACTCCCCCTGCTGCCTGA
- the purC gene encoding phosphoribosylaminoimidazolesuccinocarboxamide synthase, producing MTRRRQIYEGKAKILYEGPEPGTIIQYFKDDATAFNAQKKGTINGKGVINNRISEYVFTRLSHIGIPTHFIRRLNMREQLVRQVEIVPIEVIVRNVAAGSICKRLGLEEGVALPHTLIEYCYKDDALGDPLVGEEHIACFNWASQEEMQDISSMAIRVNDFLCGMFAAINIRLIDFKLEFGRLYDGDFSRIILADEISPDGCRLWDMTTNEKLDKDRFRRDLGGEEEAYQEVARRLGLLGNEDNSPGEVFDLSAHRGKLRGTKPKK from the coding sequence ATGACCCGTCGCCGTCAGATTTACGAAGGCAAGGCCAAAATCCTGTATGAAGGTCCAGAACCGGGCACGATCATTCAGTATTTCAAAGACGATGCAACGGCGTTCAACGCGCAGAAAAAAGGCACCATCAACGGCAAAGGTGTAATCAATAATCGCATCAGCGAATATGTCTTCACCCGCCTCAGTCATATCGGCATCCCGACCCACTTCATTCGCCGCCTCAATATGCGCGAACAGCTTGTCCGTCAGGTCGAGATTGTTCCGATCGAAGTGATCGTGCGTAATGTTGCAGCAGGTTCAATCTGCAAACGTCTCGGCCTTGAGGAAGGTGTAGCACTGCCGCATACGCTGATCGAATATTGCTACAAGGATGATGCGCTCGGCGATCCGCTTGTTGGCGAAGAGCACATCGCATGCTTCAATTGGGCAAGCCAAGAGGAAATGCAGGACATTTCCAGCATGGCGATCCGCGTGAACGATTTCCTGTGCGGAATGTTTGCGGCGATCAACATCCGCCTGATCGATTTCAAACTAGAATTCGGCAGGCTGTATGATGGCGATTTCAGCCGAATTATTCTGGCTGATGAAATAAGTCCGGATGGCTGCCGCCTGTGGGACATGACCACGAACGAGAAGCTGGATAAAGATCGCTTCCGCCGCGATTTGGGCGGTGAGGAAGAAGCCTATCAAGAAGTCGCACGGCGGCTTGGGCTGCTGGGTAACGAAGATAACAGCCCCGGCGAAGTCTTCGATTTGAGCGCCCACCGCGGCAAATTACGCGGGACGAAACCGAAAAAATAG
- a CDS encoding M16 family metallopeptidase — protein MKSPLFARLALSLLLSTALAAPIAAQEAAAEPASGESAAIAEGWDAADWDLADSEFLPEAGWKFGTLDNGMRYIIRQNDRPEKTALVRMVIGTGSIDERDEEQGFAHYLEHMAFNGSTNVPEGEMIKLLEREGLAFGADTNASTGFDETQYILDLPRADPALLDTALMLMRETVSELTIAPEAVERERGVILSERRVRNNYNFKNVVEGLRFAYPEARLGSRLPIGTIETLEGATAEGLRAFWSREYVPADTVLVIVGDFDPALVEGNIRTRFADWESAESPDQPPLGPVDPGTKGQTTIYLDPALTESVTITRHGAYIDRPDTVEERRKSVLRQLGDRVISRRLQRLLRDEDPPFRGVSVSSSDFFDEARTTQLVVASQEGGWQRGLDAAIDEYRRALIYGFTKAEIAEQISNYRTSLENAAANVGTRTNNQLVSSALAIISGDNVPDSPQNTLDRFNAAVAVATPETVLAELRANAVELDEPLIRFTGKVAPEGGEDALRSAVDIAYARDVAPPVDSGNAEFGYTDFGTPGAVVSDMKTANLDIRTLRFANGVMLNLKPTDLEDDRVTIRVNIDGGTVIETRENPMAVTIAGLLTSGGLGKHSSDQLQSILAGRSVGGSFGAGELTFISSARTTPRDLELQLQLLTAYITDPGYRAEGLGLWKKGLEDFFATLGKTPGSAFGEASSLILSDNDPRFVRPPLEAYQALDYYQLKGNIADRLDNGAIEIGIVGDFDADQAIALVAKTFGALPQREPEFREYNDERRQRSFTDNRQSYTIEHDGEPDQAMLQLVWPTTDNEDWTETSQFNLLSRVTQLMLTEKLREELGQTYSPSVGSSLSSLYRDYGTFSMSASVDISQLDAAKSAMDQVIADLLAAEPDADLIQRARQPVLESLDNRLKTNGGWMGVVDRAQSKPEDLLRFLTTKARYEAMTGAELLALARKYLQPDQLVEFRVVPSDVVLAKASEMDVTTP, from the coding sequence ATGAAATCACCACTATTCGCGCGTCTAGCGCTCTCGCTCTTGCTGTCTACCGCCCTTGCTGCACCAATCGCAGCGCAGGAAGCCGCCGCCGAACCGGCAAGCGGCGAATCCGCGGCGATAGCGGAGGGTTGGGACGCTGCGGATTGGGATCTTGCGGATAGCGAATTTTTGCCGGAAGCCGGATGGAAATTCGGCACGCTCGATAACGGCATGCGCTACATTATTCGACAGAACGACCGGCCCGAAAAGACTGCTCTGGTCCGCATGGTGATCGGGACTGGCTCGATCGACGAACGCGACGAAGAACAAGGCTTCGCGCATTATCTCGAACATATGGCGTTCAACGGATCCACCAATGTCCCCGAAGGCGAAATGATCAAATTGCTCGAACGCGAAGGCCTAGCTTTTGGTGCAGATACCAACGCCTCGACCGGTTTCGATGAGACTCAGTATATACTTGATCTACCTCGTGCCGATCCCGCCCTGCTCGACACGGCCTTGATGCTGATGCGTGAGACGGTGAGCGAGTTGACCATTGCACCAGAAGCTGTCGAACGCGAACGCGGGGTCATCTTGTCCGAACGCCGCGTGCGTAACAATTACAATTTTAAGAATGTGGTTGAGGGTTTGCGCTTCGCTTATCCCGAAGCGCGTCTTGGGTCACGCCTACCGATTGGCACAATCGAAACGCTCGAAGGAGCAACCGCCGAAGGCCTGCGCGCGTTCTGGAGCCGTGAATATGTACCCGCAGACACAGTTCTCGTAATCGTCGGCGATTTCGATCCTGCTTTGGTCGAGGGGAATATCCGCACACGCTTTGCCGATTGGGAGTCTGCTGAATCGCCTGACCAACCGCCGCTTGGCCCGGTGGATCCCGGGACTAAAGGGCAGACTACAATATACCTGGACCCAGCCTTGACCGAGTCAGTCACAATCACTCGCCACGGCGCATATATTGACCGGCCTGACACGGTCGAGGAACGGCGCAAGAGCGTGCTGCGCCAATTGGGTGACAGAGTGATCAGCCGCCGTTTACAGAGGTTGCTTCGCGATGAAGACCCACCGTTCCGAGGGGTCAGTGTATCAAGCAGCGATTTCTTCGATGAAGCCCGAACCACTCAGCTTGTCGTGGCCTCGCAGGAAGGCGGATGGCAACGCGGGCTTGATGCAGCGATTGACGAATATCGCCGAGCGCTCATCTATGGATTCACCAAGGCCGAAATTGCCGAACAGATTAGCAATTATCGGACTTCGTTGGAAAATGCGGCGGCAAATGTTGGCACGCGCACCAACAACCAACTTGTCAGTTCAGCTCTGGCTATTATCAGCGGCGACAATGTCCCCGACAGTCCCCAAAACACCCTAGATCGTTTCAACGCTGCGGTCGCCGTTGCCACCCCAGAAACTGTATTGGCTGAACTGCGCGCGAATGCCGTCGAACTGGATGAGCCGTTGATCCGATTCACTGGAAAGGTCGCGCCGGAAGGCGGCGAGGATGCGCTGCGTTCGGCCGTAGACATCGCTTATGCTCGCGACGTTGCGCCACCAGTAGATAGTGGCAATGCCGAGTTCGGTTACACTGATTTCGGCACGCCGGGCGCGGTCGTCAGCGACATGAAAACGGCTAATCTCGATATTCGCACCTTGCGCTTTGCCAATGGCGTAATGCTGAATTTGAAACCGACCGACCTTGAAGACGACCGGGTTACTATCCGGGTCAACATTGATGGCGGAACCGTGATTGAAACACGCGAGAATCCCATGGCGGTGACCATTGCTGGATTGCTGACCAGCGGTGGTCTTGGCAAGCATAGTAGCGATCAATTGCAGTCAATTCTGGCCGGAAGATCAGTCGGCGGGAGCTTTGGCGCGGGAGAACTAACATTTATCAGTTCCGCCAGAACGACCCCGCGTGACCTAGAATTGCAGCTTCAATTATTGACTGCTTACATTACCGATCCGGGCTATCGTGCCGAAGGTCTCGGTCTATGGAAAAAAGGGCTTGAAGATTTCTTTGCTACTCTGGGTAAGACACCCGGATCAGCATTTGGTGAAGCATCGTCACTCATTCTCTCGGACAATGACCCGCGCTTTGTTCGTCCGCCACTCGAGGCTTATCAAGCGCTCGATTATTACCAATTGAAAGGCAACATTGCCGACCGGCTCGATAATGGTGCGATTGAAATTGGTATAGTCGGCGACTTTGACGCGGATCAAGCAATCGCGCTTGTGGCTAAAACCTTTGGTGCGCTGCCCCAGCGCGAGCCTGAATTTCGCGAATATAATGACGAACGCCGCCAACGTAGCTTCACTGACAACAGACAGTCTTACACGATCGAACATGACGGTGAGCCAGACCAGGCAATGTTGCAATTGGTCTGGCCGACGACAGACAATGAAGATTGGACCGAGACTTCGCAATTCAATCTGCTGTCGCGTGTGACCCAATTGATGCTGACCGAGAAATTGCGCGAAGAATTGGGGCAAACATACTCTCCCTCTGTCGGGAGCAGCCTTAGTTCACTATACCGCGATTACGGCACATTCTCGATGAGCGCCTCAGTTGATATCTCTCAGCTGGATGCAGCAAAATCGGCTATGGATCAGGTAATTGCCGATTTGCTTGCCGCTGAACCGGATGCGGATTTGATCCAGCGCGCTCGCCAACCAGTGCTTGAAAGCCTCGACAATCGGCTCAAGACTAATGGTGGCTGGATGGGTGTGGTTGACCGAGCGCAGTCTAAGCCTGAAGATTTGCTGCGGTTCCTGACAACCAAAGCGCGATACGAAGCCATGACAGGAGCGGAATTACTCGCCCTCGCCCGGAAATATTTGCAGCCTGACCAGCTTGTGGAATTCCGTGTTGTACCGAGCGACGTTGTCCTGGCCAAAGCTTCTGAGATGGACGTAACGACGCCTTGA
- the purS gene encoding phosphoribosylformylglycinamidine synthase subunit PurS, whose protein sequence is MKVHVHVSLKPGVLDPQGRAIHHALEGLGFGGVNDVRAGRLIELDVSDDTSDDDLDQMCRKLLANMVIENYSIEKKVDA, encoded by the coding sequence ATGAAAGTTCATGTCCACGTATCGCTCAAGCCTGGTGTGCTCGACCCACAGGGCCGCGCCATTCATCATGCGCTTGAGGGGCTCGGATTTGGTGGTGTGAATGATGTCCGAGCGGGCCGCTTGATCGAGCTTGATGTGTCTGATGACACGTCTGACGATGATTTGGACCAAATGTGCCGCAAGCTGCTCGCTAATATGGTCATCGAAAATTACAGTATTGAGAAGAAGGTAGACGCCTGA